In the genome of Ignavibacteriales bacterium, one region contains:
- a CDS encoding MarR family transcriptional regulator, which produces MGEVLKRRLKQSKFSSNAQEAVLNLFVTSYHLRGKFEEIFVRYGITTPQYNVLRILKGVFPEGYPRCEIIDRMIEPAPDVTRLVDKLIKEKLVERYSSDTDKRYSLTRITKKGLKLLEDILPEVQKLDAVINRKLSADELSELSMLCEKIYGDELSSE; this is translated from the coding sequence ATGGGTGAAGTTTTAAAGCGAAGATTAAAACAATCTAAGTTCAGCAGCAACGCACAGGAAGCCGTGCTAAACCTGTTTGTAACAAGCTATCACTTGCGCGGTAAGTTCGAAGAGATTTTTGTACGTTACGGAATAACCACACCGCAATATAATGTACTCAGGATATTGAAAGGTGTCTTCCCGGAAGGTTATCCGCGCTGTGAAATTATCGACCGGATGATTGAACCGGCACCCGACGTTACCCGGCTTGTGGACAAACTGATAAAAGAAAAACTTGTTGAAAGATATTCATCTGATACTGACAAAAGGTATTCACTCACAAGGATAACAAAAAAAGGGTTGAAACTTCTAGAAGATATTCTCCCTGAAGTTCAGAAACTTGATGCCGTAATAAATAGAAAACTCAGCGCTGATGAGCTTTCGGAACTATCGATGTTATGTGAAAAAATTTATGGAGATGAACTTAGCAGCGAATAA
- the pbpC gene encoding penicillin-binding protein 1C: MKSIFKIFKTNKWLSPVLVLSFSLLILNFVFPLPDLKPYSQAVYSSDGTLLTAFLSKDEKWRLQTKLEEVSPELITAIINKEDKTFFWHSGVDFFAVAKALYNNITKGKVVSGASTITMQVARILEPKRRTFLNKIVEVLRAFQIELHYSKKEILEIYLSHLPLGGNVEGIKSASYIYFDNPPATLSLSQAILLSIIPGDPNSLRLDRMNDKIRIKRDYWIKRFKEEKIFPENDLNDAIDEPITSNRYAIPYKAPHLCYLLRKKYDEDRIESTLNMQIQQTTENILWNYINRIRSKSISNGAVIVIDNRTNSVVGYCGSADFYDEHNAGQVNGIIAERSPGSTLKPALYAIAIERGFITPGTKLLDVPIEIGGYEPENFDEKFYGLVSTEQALVNSLNIPAVELLYKIGTKDFIEFMESTGFKKITKNKTKLGLSLILGGCGVTLEELTSFYTVFSHEGELKKLKYINNEEDYSEEVFSEETAYLIAEILSGKQRNDMLVDYDYSKLPRFAYKTGTSYGKRDAWAIGFNPNYTIGVWVGNFNGSGSPYLTGAEAAIPLLADLFNALDYKSKNKWFSKPENIYERDVCFESGLLPTPECKNLVKELAVKNQSHNEYCNLHQTLYVSEDESIQYCKECLPLNHFKKVNFTIQKPELISWFSKNNIPFVHVPEHNNDCPSRRRGTGPKIVSPSENFEYFIEANSQQEIVLMASSNPGIKYHYWYVNDKFIKRSQAGQRVFYKPEKAEMLNIVCMDDQGSQRSVKVSVKSF, from the coding sequence ATGAAATCGATATTCAAAATATTTAAAACTAACAAATGGCTCTCCCCGGTGTTAGTGTTATCATTTTCATTATTAATTCTGAACTTTGTTTTTCCTTTACCTGATTTGAAGCCCTATTCACAGGCTGTATATTCAAGTGACGGTACTTTGCTGACAGCTTTTCTTTCAAAAGATGAAAAGTGGAGATTGCAGACAAAGCTTGAAGAAGTCTCGCCCGAACTTATCACTGCAATAATCAACAAAGAGGATAAAACATTTTTCTGGCACTCAGGCGTAGATTTTTTTGCTGTAGCGAAAGCTCTTTACAATAATATCACAAAAGGTAAAGTTGTTTCCGGTGCTTCAACAATCACAATGCAGGTTGCAAGAATACTTGAACCTAAGAGAAGAACATTCTTAAATAAAATTGTGGAAGTGTTAAGAGCGTTTCAGATTGAACTGCATTACAGTAAAAAAGAAATCCTGGAAATTTATCTCAGTCATCTTCCACTCGGCGGTAATGTTGAAGGGATTAAATCTGCGTCCTACATTTATTTTGATAATCCTCCCGCTACACTAAGTTTATCTCAGGCGATACTGCTTTCAATAATTCCCGGTGATCCTAATTCGCTGCGGCTTGACAGGATGAATGATAAAATCCGGATTAAACGCGATTACTGGATTAAAAGATTCAAAGAAGAAAAAATTTTTCCTGAGAATGATTTGAATGACGCAATTGATGAGCCGATTACATCCAATCGTTATGCAATTCCTTACAAGGCTCCACATCTTTGTTATTTATTAAGAAAAAAATATGATGAGGACAGAATTGAATCTACATTGAACATGCAGATTCAACAGACAACGGAAAATATTTTGTGGAATTATATAAACAGGATACGAAGTAAAAGTATTTCCAATGGCGCTGTAATTGTAATTGATAACCGAACAAATTCTGTTGTGGGTTACTGCGGCTCCGCGGACTTTTATGATGAACATAATGCCGGGCAGGTAAATGGGATTATTGCGGAACGTTCACCCGGCTCAACATTAAAACCGGCTTTGTATGCAATTGCAATTGAAAGAGGTTTTATAACTCCGGGAACAAAGCTGCTTGACGTTCCGATAGAAATCGGAGGATATGAGCCGGAAAACTTCGATGAAAAATTTTACGGACTGGTATCGACAGAACAGGCACTGGTAAATTCACTTAATATTCCCGCGGTTGAACTTCTTTACAAAATTGGGACTAAAGATTTTATTGAGTTCATGGAATCAACTGGTTTTAAAAAGATAACTAAAAACAAAACCAAACTTGGTCTGTCATTGATTCTCGGAGGATGCGGTGTAACTCTTGAAGAACTGACTTCGTTCTACACAGTTTTTTCACATGAAGGTGAACTTAAAAAGTTGAAATATATTAACAATGAAGAAGATTACTCCGAAGAAGTTTTCTCAGAGGAAACTGCTTATCTGATTGCGGAAATTCTATCAGGTAAACAGCGTAATGATATGCTTGTAGATTATGATTATTCCAAGCTTCCGAGGTTTGCTTACAAGACAGGAACTTCTTATGGAAAACGCGATGCCTGGGCAATAGGTTTTAATCCAAACTATACAATTGGAGTCTGGGTCGGAAATTTTAATGGAAGCGGTTCACCCTATCTGACAGGGGCTGAAGCTGCGATACCTTTGCTTGCAGATTTGTTCAATGCACTTGATTACAAGTCAAAAAATAAATGGTTCAGTAAACCTGAAAATATTTATGAACGTGACGTTTGTTTTGAATCTGGACTGCTGCCAACTCCGGAATGTAAAAATCTTGTTAAGGAACTTGCTGTAAAAAATCAGTCGCATAATGAATACTGTAACCTGCACCAGACATTATATGTAAGTGAAGATGAATCAATTCAGTATTGCAAGGAATGTTTACCGCTTAATCACTTTAAGAAAGTGAATTTCACAATACAGAAACCCGAGTTGATTTCCTGGTTTTCAAAAAATAATATTCCGTTTGTGCATGTACCAGAGCATAACAATGATTGTCCTTCAAGGAGAAGAGGGACGGGTCCCAAAATAGTGTCACCATCGGAAAATTTTGAATATTTTATCGAAGCAAATTCTCAGCAGGAAATAGTTCTGATGGCTTCTTCCAACCCGGGAATTAAGTATCACTACTGGTATGTGAATGATAAGTTCATAAAAAGAAGCCAGGCAGGTCAACGGGTGTTTTACAAACCTGAAAAAGCTGAGATGCTGAATATTGTTTGTATGGATGACCAGGGAAGTCAGAGATCAGTCAAAGTTTCAGTAAAAAGTTTCTGA
- a CDS encoding type II toxin-antitoxin system HicA family toxin, whose product MSKTFSGKQVIKALRRLGFYVDHQHGSHIFLHNLERKKSIIVPNHKELKKGTLNNILKSAGISIEDLKKLI is encoded by the coding sequence TTGAGCAAGACTTTTTCAGGTAAACAAGTTATAAAAGCATTAAGAAGATTGGGCTTTTATGTTGACCATCAACATGGCAGTCATATATTCTTACATAATCTTGAAAGAAAAAAAAGTATAATAGTTCCAAATCATAAGGAATTAAAGAAAGGTACATTAAACAACATATTAAAAAGTGCAGGGATCAGCATTGAAGACCTTAAAAAATTAATTTGA
- a CDS encoding type II toxin-antitoxin system HicB family antitoxin — protein sequence MKFNVVLEKAEEGGYNVTVPALDGCFTQGDNEEQAIQNAREAILSYLEGLEKVNQIKSDPKLFVRELEVII from the coding sequence ATGAAGTTCAATGTTGTTTTGGAAAAAGCAGAAGAAGGTGGATATAATGTTACAGTACCTGCATTAGACGGATGTTTTACACAAGGAGATAATGAAGAGCAAGCAATCCAGAATGCCAGGGAAGCAATTCTCAGTTATTTAGAGGGGCTGGAAAAAGTAAATCAAATCAAGTCTGATCCTAAATTATTTGTCAGAGAATTAGAAGTAATAATTTGA
- a CDS encoding aconitate hydratase, translated as MTANLDMIQKVYKNYKSKLDSVRKIINRPLTFTEKVLYTHLWNSPGSELKRGKDYSELAPDRVAMQDATAQMALLQFMSAGRKSAAVPSTVHCDHLIQAMVGAEDDLNRANSENKEVYDFLGSISKKYGVGFWKPGAGIIHQVVLENYAFPGGLMIGTDSHTPNAGGLGMIAIGVGGADAVDVMAGMPWELKWPKVIGVKLTGKMNGWTSAKDVILKLAGILTVKGGTGAIVEYFGEGANSISATGKGTICNMGAEIGATTSVFPFDEKMSAYLRITKRVDVAALAEGLADELCADAEVFSNPEKYYDQVIEIDLNKLEPHLNGPFTPDKAWPISKMKEAVKSENYPDKISVALIGSCTNSSYEDIDRSASLAKQALAKGLKTKSQFTITPGSEQVRATIDRDGQLKTLTDVGGLILANACGPCIGMWKRMDIKTGEKNTIVTSFNRNFAKRNDGNPETLAFVASPEITTALAIAGSLSFNPLTDELVNEKGEKVKLDPPVGEELPIKGFDEGDSGFVAPAADGASVEVIVKPDSDRLQLLKPFTPWDGKDFTDLPVLLKAKGKCTTDHISMAGPWLKYRGHLDNISNNMFIGAINYFTEDAGKVKNVFTGEYKSVPEVAREYKAQNTGWVVIGDENYGEGSSREHAAMEPRFLGGKAIIVKSFARIHETNLKKQGMLPLTFANPSDYDKIKEDDRIDLNVSALSPGSQIKMTVKHKDGSKDEILLNHTFNESQIGWFKAGSALNLIAMGNK; from the coding sequence ATGACTGCTAATCTTGATATGATTCAAAAGGTATATAAAAACTATAAATCAAAATTGGATTCGGTAAGAAAAATTATTAACAGACCGTTAACCTTTACTGAAAAAGTTCTGTACACACATTTGTGGAATTCTCCTGGCTCAGAATTAAAACGCGGAAAAGATTATTCCGAACTTGCACCAGACCGCGTTGCAATGCAGGATGCAACTGCACAAATGGCATTGCTTCAATTTATGTCTGCCGGAAGAAAATCAGCAGCCGTTCCTTCAACAGTACATTGCGATCATTTAATCCAGGCAATGGTCGGTGCCGAAGATGATCTTAACAGAGCCAATTCAGAAAACAAAGAAGTGTATGATTTTCTCGGAAGTATCTCAAAAAAATATGGAGTTGGATTCTGGAAACCCGGCGCAGGGATTATTCACCAGGTAGTTCTTGAAAATTATGCTTTTCCAGGTGGACTAATGATAGGAACAGACTCACACACGCCTAACGCCGGCGGACTTGGAATGATCGCAATAGGTGTCGGCGGTGCTGATGCAGTTGATGTTATGGCAGGTATGCCGTGGGAACTTAAATGGCCTAAAGTTATCGGCGTCAAACTAACAGGAAAGATGAACGGTTGGACGTCCGCTAAAGATGTTATACTTAAACTTGCAGGTATCTTAACAGTTAAGGGTGGAACCGGTGCAATCGTTGAATATTTTGGTGAAGGTGCAAATTCAATTTCAGCGACAGGCAAAGGAACAATATGTAATATGGGTGCGGAAATCGGTGCAACTACTTCTGTGTTTCCATTTGATGAAAAGATGTCAGCATATTTACGCATAACAAAACGTGTTGATGTTGCTGCACTCGCTGAAGGTTTAGCAGATGAACTCTGTGCTGACGCAGAAGTATTTTCAAATCCTGAAAAGTATTACGACCAGGTAATTGAAATTGATCTCAATAAACTTGAACCACATTTAAACGGTCCGTTCACTCCTGACAAAGCATGGCCGATTTCAAAAATGAAGGAAGCTGTTAAGAGTGAAAACTATCCTGATAAAATTTCCGTGGCGTTAATCGGAAGCTGTACAAATTCCAGTTATGAGGATATAGACCGTTCAGCAAGTCTGGCAAAACAGGCGCTTGCAAAAGGGTTAAAAACAAAATCACAATTCACAATTACACCAGGTTCCGAGCAGGTAAGAGCAACAATAGATCGTGATGGTCAGTTAAAAACTTTAACTGATGTCGGCGGATTAATACTAGCAAATGCATGCGGTCCGTGCATCGGTATGTGGAAAAGAATGGACATCAAAACAGGTGAGAAGAATACAATCGTTACATCGTTCAACAGGAATTTTGCAAAACGAAATGACGGAAATCCTGAAACTTTGGCATTCGTTGCAAGCCCTGAAATCACTACCGCGCTTGCTATCGCAGGAAGTTTATCTTTCAATCCATTGACCGATGAACTTGTAAATGAAAAGGGAGAAAAAGTTAAACTCGATCCTCCGGTAGGTGAAGAACTTCCCATAAAAGGATTTGATGAAGGTGATAGCGGATTCGTGGCTCCTGCTGCTGATGGTGCTTCAGTCGAAGTGATAGTTAAACCTGACAGTGACAGACTTCAACTTCTTAAACCATTTACACCCTGGGATGGAAAAGATTTTACTGATCTTCCGGTCTTATTAAAAGCAAAAGGTAAATGTACAACGGATCACATTTCAATGGCGGGACCGTGGCTTAAGTATCGCGGACATCTTGACAACATTTCTAACAATATGTTCATCGGTGCGATAAATTATTTTACTGAAGATGCAGGCAAAGTTAAAAATGTTTTTACGGGTGAATATAAAAGTGTTCCGGAAGTTGCGCGTGAGTACAAAGCACAAAACACAGGCTGGGTTGTTATCGGTGATGAAAACTACGGTGAAGGTTCAAGCAGGGAACACGCAGCTATGGAACCAAGATTCCTCGGAGGTAAAGCTATCATCGTAAAAAGTTTTGCAAGGATTCACGAAACAAATCTTAAAAAACAGGGAATGTTACCATTGACATTTGCCAATCCATCTGACTATGACAAAATAAAAGAAGATGATAGAATCGATTTGAATGTCTCAGCACTTTCTCCCGGCAGCCAGATTAAAATGACCGTAAAACATAAAGACGGAAGTAAAGATGAGATATTGCTGAATCACACATTTAACGAATCACAAATAGGATGGTTTAAAGCAGGAAGCGCGTTGAATCTAATTGCAATGGGAAATAAATAA
- a CDS encoding OmpA family protein gives MKFGIFALLFCLVIAGAGFAQDGFFKKLKDKVKEKVEQKADEKVDEGIDKGLDGVEEGVEGAVEGSDEQTETTETQKENTTSETTGGNPIDKMELKSFSRYDFIPGDKVIFFEDFSQDNVGDFPAIWNTNSTGEVVTLNKFPGHWFKVGNDGYFLPDIAGDFGENFTFEFDLVYAPTVEYNQPDFELCLFDNGEGTNHFDLLPGSGGCGFKIGWAIATWNWSEGNYGEISNSKDNKVVIDNTNNRVRVSIAVQKQRVRLWVNENKIYDLPRLLSQGIKPNRIRFATWMPHDENPYLYITNLRVAAGLPDMRSKLITEGKLVVHGIYFDSGSDKIKPESYGTLKSISDVLKENADVNVQIVGHTDSDGNDASNLELSKKRAESVKNTLINDFSIDGSRLETEGKGETSPISDNNTAQGKANNRRVEFIKL, from the coding sequence ATGAAGTTTGGAATCTTTGCTCTGCTGTTTTGCCTTGTAATTGCGGGCGCCGGTTTTGCACAGGATGGTTTCTTTAAAAAATTAAAAGATAAAGTAAAAGAAAAAGTTGAACAAAAAGCAGATGAAAAAGTCGATGAAGGAATCGACAAAGGTTTGGATGGAGTAGAGGAGGGTGTTGAAGGCGCAGTTGAAGGAAGTGATGAACAAACCGAAACTACTGAAACTCAAAAAGAAAATACTACTTCAGAAACAACCGGCGGAAATCCGATCGACAAGATGGAATTAAAAAGTTTTTCCAGGTATGACTTCATTCCCGGTGATAAAGTAATTTTCTTTGAAGATTTTTCTCAGGATAATGTTGGTGATTTCCCGGCAATCTGGAATACAAATAGTACAGGTGAAGTTGTTACACTAAATAAATTTCCCGGTCACTGGTTTAAGGTTGGTAATGATGGTTACTTCCTGCCAGATATTGCCGGAGATTTCGGCGAAAACTTTACTTTTGAATTTGATTTGGTTTATGCACCAACCGTTGAATATAATCAGCCTGACTTTGAACTTTGCTTGTTTGACAACGGTGAAGGAACAAATCATTTTGATCTGCTTCCCGGTTCAGGCGGTTGCGGATTCAAAATTGGCTGGGCGATTGCGACATGGAACTGGAGTGAAGGAAATTATGGCGAAATAAGTAACTCAAAGGATAATAAGGTTGTTATTGATAATACCAATAACAGGGTAAGAGTTTCTATAGCTGTGCAAAAACAAAGAGTGCGTCTTTGGGTAAACGAAAATAAAATTTATGATCTTCCCAGGTTACTTAGCCAGGGAATAAAACCTAACAGGATCAGGTTTGCTACCTGGATGCCGCACGATGAAAACCCTTATCTGTATATAACAAACCTAAGGGTTGCGGCAGGGTTGCCTGATATGCGAAGTAAACTAATAACTGAAGGTAAACTCGTTGTTCACGGAATTTATTTTGATTCAGGTTCTGATAAAATAAAACCTGAGTCTTATGGAACATTAAAATCCATCTCTGACGTTCTAAAAGAAAATGCTGATGTAAATGTGCAGATAGTCGGTCATACAGACAGCGACGGTAATGATGCTTCAAACCTTGAGCTTTCAAAAAAGCGAGCTGAATCTGTAAAGAACACTTTGATTAATGATTTCAGTATCGATGGTTCAAGACTTGAAACAGAGGGCAAAGGTGAAACATCTCCGATATCAGACAACAATACTGCCCAGGGAAAAGCAAATAACAGACGGGTTGAGTTTATTAAACTTTGA
- a CDS encoding co-chaperone GroES yields the protein MEMIMKNISKFIVVGDRVLIRPAQDSDKTASGLYLPPGVSEKEKIQSGYVLKAGPGYPTAANVEDEPWKEIKDSVKYIPLQAKEGDLAIFLRKEAFEIEFEKAKFLIVPQSAILLLIRNDDVVY from the coding sequence ATGGAAATGATAATGAAAAACATCAGTAAATTTATTGTTGTTGGTGACAGAGTTTTAATACGTCCGGCACAGGATTCAGATAAGACAGCAAGCGGATTATATCTTCCTCCGGGAGTTTCTGAAAAAGAAAAAATACAAAGCGGTTACGTTTTAAAAGCCGGTCCGGGCTACCCTACCGCAGCAAATGTTGAAGATGAACCATGGAAAGAAATTAAAGACTCAGTAAAATATATTCCGCTTCAGGCGAAAGAAGGGGACCTGGCAATCTTCCTTCGTAAAGAAGCATTTGAAATAGAATTTGAAAAAGCAAAATTCCTTATTGTTCCCCAATCCGCTATCCTGTTACTCATCAGGAATGATGATGTTGTTTATTAA
- a CDS encoding NAD(P)/FAD-dependent oxidoreductase has product MKNYDCDVLIIGGGPAGSTAAIILADAGINVVLVEKKIFPRETICGEFLSHEVITILSELNLLKKFYELNPNRLKYFSLYDDSGKVFSTSLEFTGYSVKRSVFDNLLFNEAGKRGVKLYPNSGVTSVNELEKGFNVEVSLGNGGTKIISSEFVIGAYGKRNILDKKFGRSFASKKSGYYGIKFHIENKLLNQISAEHINLYTTNGVYCGVNVLSKEETTICYLFNKDRLTANTNPVQQLIQKNKFFRNLFVNHSALEFNKIQNYGTGNIFFGKREVVANNIMMIGDAAGIIAPLAGDGIGMAMESAKLAAGIIIDSIHKKNRSEIVNEYQKKWSEQFQQRVRNAVLIQNIIMRNSQRKFALSIVKRFPDLLNKSIRLTRRSRILNHS; this is encoded by the coding sequence ATGAAAAATTATGACTGCGATGTGCTGATTATAGGAGGCGGACCTGCAGGTTCAACAGCAGCAATCATACTTGCTGATGCGGGAATAAATGTTGTTCTTGTCGAAAAGAAAATATTCCCGAGAGAGACAATCTGTGGAGAATTTCTTTCTCACGAAGTTATAACTATACTTTCAGAATTAAATCTTCTCAAAAAATTTTATGAATTGAATCCGAACCGCCTGAAATATTTTTCACTTTATGATGATTCGGGAAAAGTGTTTTCTACTTCTCTTGAGTTTACCGGGTATTCGGTAAAGCGTTCAGTATTCGATAATCTTTTGTTTAATGAAGCAGGGAAACGTGGCGTAAAGTTGTATCCGAACTCCGGGGTGACAAGTGTTAATGAACTGGAGAAGGGTTTTAATGTTGAGGTAAGTTTAGGCAATGGCGGAACGAAAATCATATCATCGGAATTTGTCATAGGCGCGTATGGTAAAAGAAATATACTTGATAAAAAATTTGGAAGAAGCTTTGCTTCGAAGAAATCCGGTTACTACGGAATTAAATTTCATATTGAAAATAAATTGCTGAACCAGATTTCTGCTGAGCATATTAATTTATACACGACAAATGGAGTTTATTGCGGAGTAAATGTATTATCAAAAGAAGAAACGACGATTTGTTATTTGTTTAATAAAGATAGACTCACTGCCAATACAAATCCGGTTCAACAGTTGATTCAGAAAAACAAATTCTTTAGAAATCTATTTGTGAATCATTCTGCTTTAGAGTTTAATAAAATTCAAAATTATGGAACCGGAAATATATTTTTTGGAAAGCGGGAAGTTGTCGCTAATAACATTATGATGATCGGTGATGCTGCCGGCATCATTGCGCCATTAGCAGGTGATGGCATAGGTATGGCGATGGAATCCGCAAAACTTGCTGCGGGAATTATTATTGATTCAATCCACAAAAAAAACAGATCGGAAATTGTAAATGAGTATCAAAAAAAATGGAGTGAACAATTTCAGCAAAGAGTCCGTAATGCAGTTTTAATTCAAAATATTATTATGCGCAATTCACAAAGAAAATTTGCATTGTCAATTGTAAAAAGGTTCCCTGATTTACTTAACAAATCGATTAGGCTCACCAGAAGGAGCCGCATACTAAATCACTCATAA
- a CDS encoding methyltransferase domain-containing protein, producing MLLRRSYEKEIMDDFSIADERIDEALKELKIINELLGGNSVSNQGIKLLINETNHEKLTVLDIGAGNSDILLRLKNQNTSFEIFSVDINKRCCFNTKQSHPSVRIICSDVFNLPFNRIKFDIVHLSLFLHHFNEEQIKDILIKVIQYSEKGIIINDLRRSVFALAGIKILTSIFSHSRMVKHDGPLSVRRGFVKKELVKILDAMGIKNYLIKRKWAFRWLVVIKV from the coding sequence ATGCTGCTCCGGCGTAGTTACGAAAAAGAAATAATGGATGACTTTTCTATCGCTGACGAAAGAATTGATGAAGCACTAAAAGAATTGAAAATTATTAATGAATTACTGGGTGGTAATTCTGTTAGTAATCAAGGTATAAAACTTCTGATTAATGAGACTAACCATGAAAAGTTGACAGTACTGGATATAGGCGCCGGCAATTCAGACATACTTCTTCGGTTGAAAAATCAAAATACAAGTTTTGAAATATTCAGCGTTGATATAAATAAGCGATGCTGTTTTAATACCAAACAAAGTCATCCATCTGTAAGAATAATTTGTTCAGATGTTTTTAATCTTCCGTTCAATAGAATAAAATTTGATATAGTTCATCTTTCTCTTTTTCTTCATCACTTCAATGAGGAGCAGATCAAAGACATATTGATTAAAGTGATTCAGTATTCGGAAAAAGGAATTATCATAAATGATTTACGCAGGTCTGTATTCGCTTTAGCGGGAATAAAAATTCTAACCTCGATATTCTCCCACAGCAGAATGGTAAAACACGATGGTCCGTTATCTGTTCGCAGAGGTTTTGTGAAGAAGGAACTTGTAAAAATCCTTGATGCGATGGGGATAAAAAATTATTTAATAAAACGTAAATGGGCATTCAGATGGCTTGTGGTAATAAAAGTATAA
- a CDS encoding type III polyketide synthase gives MLTSIETSSPPFIVTQQKAAEELKQRMSGSATGRMIDMAAAHSGIEKRHIIIPDADKDSTEKFYTSEAGYLKPDTQSRMNEYEKWTKILTKEAVQKIFNSNEIKPEQIDKLVTISCTGFYAPGFDYHIINEFNLNLSIKRTHIGFMGCAASLIGVNNVYETMNSSINGHQNTLLISIELCSIHLQTEASRDNILANMIFADGCAAALFSMQKEKSNSGLKIQNSFSFLFRDSQYFMGWKIGNYGFEMTLSPELPKIILNNASPVLKNYLNQCGLKISDIKHWALHPGGRAILDSLQNGLELSDEQMIPSREVLRDFGNMSSASILYVLKNIQDKKIIKTGDYCCAVAFGPGLTMEVVLFQGV, from the coding sequence ATGCTCACATCAATTGAAACATCTTCTCCGCCGTTTATCGTTACCCAGCAAAAGGCTGCTGAAGAACTTAAACAAAGAATGTCTGGTTCAGCAACGGGACGAATGATTGACATGGCTGCTGCACACTCCGGAATTGAAAAACGGCATATCATAATTCCGGATGCCGATAAAGATTCAACTGAAAAGTTTTATACAAGCGAAGCAGGATATTTAAAGCCGGATACACAAAGCAGAATGAATGAATATGAAAAGTGGACTAAGATCCTGACAAAGGAAGCTGTACAAAAAATATTTAACTCGAATGAAATCAAACCGGAACAAATAGACAAACTAGTTACAATTTCGTGCACAGGATTTTATGCTCCAGGATTTGACTATCATATCATAAATGAGTTTAATCTTAATCTATCAATCAAACGAACACACATTGGTTTTATGGGTTGTGCTGCTTCGTTAATCGGCGTGAACAATGTGTATGAAACGATGAACTCTTCGATTAATGGTCATCAAAATACTTTGCTCATTTCAATTGAACTGTGCAGCATCCACCTTCAGACTGAAGCTTCTCGGGATAATATTCTGGCAAACATGATTTTTGCTGATGGCTGCGCTGCCGCTTTATTCAGTATGCAAAAGGAGAAAAGTAATTCAGGTCTAAAAATTCAAAATTCATTTTCTTTTTTGTTTAGGGATTCACAATACTTTATGGGCTGGAAGATCGGCAACTATGGATTTGAAATGACACTCTCACCGGAACTGCCTAAAATCATTTTGAATAATGCCTCTCCTGTATTAAAAAATTATTTGAATCAATGCGGGCTAAAAATTTCTGATATCAAGCACTGGGCATTACATCCCGGCGGGAGAGCAATTTTAGATTCACTTCAAAATGGATTGGAATTAAGCGATGAACAAATGATTCCTTCAAGAGAAGTGCTTCGAGATTTTGGTAATATGTCATCCGCATCAATTTTATACGTGCTGAAAAATATTCAGGACAAAAAAATTATTAAGACCGGCGATTATTGTTGTGCTGTTGCCTTTGGTCCCGGGCTCACAATGGAAGTCGTACTTTTTCAAGGTGTTTAA
- a CDS encoding class I SAM-dependent methyltransferase — MSTVNYESEFWNQRFGAEEYTYGTEPNIFFKESIDKLSPGKILLIGEGEGRNAVYAAKLGWEVDAVDFSTSAKFKAMKLAEQNNVKINYMISALDEFIPTKNYYDAVGIIFVHLSPSLRVKVNQQLINCLKPGGKILMEVFSKEQLGKTTGGPQDISMLYSIDDINKSFPDLKTILLKEETVYLSEGKHHSGEGSVVRFIGQKI; from the coding sequence ATGAGTACTGTTAATTATGAAAGTGAGTTCTGGAACCAGAGATTCGGTGCTGAAGAATATACTTATGGAACAGAACCGAATATATTTTTCAAAGAATCTATCGATAAACTTTCACCCGGAAAAATTTTATTAATTGGCGAAGGCGAAGGTCGGAACGCTGTTTACGCTGCCAAACTCGGCTGGGAAGTTGACGCAGTTGATTTCAGCACTTCAGCAAAATTTAAAGCTATGAAGTTAGCTGAGCAGAATAATGTTAAGATTAATTATATGATATCCGCACTTGATGAATTTATCCCAACTAAAAATTATTACGATGCAGTCGGAATTATTTTTGTACACTTATCACCTTCATTAAGAGTTAAAGTGAATCAACAATTAATTAATTGCCTGAAACCCGGGGGTAAAATATTAATGGAAGTTTTTTCCAAAGAACAATTAGGAAAAACAACGGGAGGTCCGCAGGATATTTCAATGTTGTATTCGATAGATGACATCAACAAATCTTTTCCTGATCTGAAAACAATTTTACTAAAAGAAGAAACTGTTTATTTATCAGAAGGTAAGCATCATTCGGGTGAAGGCAGTGTTGTTAGATTTATAGGACAGAAGATTTGA